One window of uncultured Methanoregula sp. genomic DNA carries:
- a CDS encoding DUF5655 domain-containing protein, with translation MGDIRLFKISGKTVSELQGSSSTIERSLQSFMESQLNDLLGVRFLATEYSTGKTHGGRIDTLGIDENGCPVIIEFKRAMNENIINQGLYYLDWLLDHKGEFELAVLKKFGQDVAKIIEWSSPRLLCIAGDFTKYDIHAVSQINRNIELIRYRNYYPDLFLLELVNVTNADNNVEAVVKDGEKKETIYKTVSEQLDSCETNLRDIYEALKSFAEALGDDVQVKTLKYYIAFKRINNFASVEIFPQKKELKVYLKIDPNSITLEKGFSRDVTNVGHWGTGNLELVIKTDSDLEKAKQLIAKSYDKM, from the coding sequence ATGGGAGATATCAGACTTTTCAAAATAAGCGGCAAAACCGTTTCAGAACTTCAGGGATCTTCTTCCACTATTGAAAGATCTCTCCAGTCATTCATGGAATCCCAGCTCAATGATCTTCTGGGAGTTCGATTTTTAGCAACAGAATATTCTACAGGAAAAACTCACGGTGGCCGGATTGATACATTAGGCATTGATGAAAATGGCTGTCCGGTGATAATTGAGTTCAAGCGTGCAATGAACGAGAATATCATCAACCAGGGCCTCTATTATCTCGACTGGCTTCTCGATCACAAAGGAGAATTTGAGCTCGCGGTCCTGAAAAAATTTGGTCAGGACGTAGCCAAGATTATTGAATGGAGTAGTCCCCGGCTATTGTGTATTGCTGGCGATTTCACAAAATATGACATTCACGCAGTCTCACAAATCAATCGCAATATCGAGCTCATCAGATATCGTAACTATTATCCGGACCTTTTCCTACTGGAACTTGTCAATGTGACAAATGCAGACAATAATGTGGAGGCAGTTGTAAAAGACGGGGAAAAGAAGGAAACAATTTACAAAACAGTTTCAGAGCAACTGGATTCTTGTGAGACGAATCTCCGTGATATATATGAAGCATTGAAATCATTTGCCGAGGCTCTTGGAGATGATGTCCAGGTAAAAACTCTCAAATATTACATCGCTTTCAAACGAATCAACAATTTTGCAAGTGTTGAAATTTTCCCTCAGAAAAAGGAGCTTAAAGTCTATCTGAAGATCGATCCCAACTCAATTACACTCGAAAAGGGATTTTCTCGCGATGTGACTAATGTCGGGCACTGGGGGACCGGCAATTTGGAACTGGTCATAAAAACCGATAGTGATCTTGAAAAAGCAAAACAATTGATCGCCAAAAGTTACGATAAAATGTGA